The proteins below are encoded in one region of Lactuca sativa cultivar Salinas chromosome 3, Lsat_Salinas_v11, whole genome shotgun sequence:
- the LOC128132765 gene encoding agamous-like MADS-box protein AGL80, which produces MPKNKVKLAFISNYHARRTSLKKRKDSLKKKLNELCTLCDIEACAIMYSPNESHPDLWPSKEGVENVVDQFHKIPEMEQSKKMYNHDTYIKSRITKTEEQIKKHIKDNWESEMHNKMSECFSRERCISNLPITDLNDLVKFADQRVSEIESLIESLKSKPPAAVPPRDSQPLEPQTVVCGSNADNPGMAGGMAANGYVPVVENPGTFDAVETTDEWFSDWIDNMVDTFGSFSRG; this is translated from the coding sequence ATGCCGAAAAACAAAGTGAAGCTTGCATTCATAAGCAACTATCATGCAAGGAGGACATCTTTAAAGAAAAGGAAGGATAGTTTGAAAAAGAAGTTGAATGAGCTATGCACTTTATGCGATATTGAAGCATGTGCTATCATGTATAGCCCGAACGAGTCTCATCCTGATCTATGGCCAAGCAAGGAAGGCGTTGAAAATGTGGTGGATCAGTTCCACAAAATTCCTGAGATGGAGCAGAGCAAAAAGATGTACAATCATGATACCTACATCAAATCAAGGATCACCAAGACCGAGGAGCAGATCAAGAAGCACATTAAGGACAACTGGGAGAGTGAGATGCACAACAAGATGTCAGAATGCTTTTCTAGGGAACGTTGCATCTCTAACTTACCCATAacggatttgaatgatcttgTGAAGTTCGCTGACCAAAGAGTATCTGAAATTGAAAGCCTGATTGAGTCGCTAAAGAGTAAGCCTCCTGCAGCAGTGCCCCCACGAGATTCACAGCCACTGGAACCACAGACCGTTGTTTGTGGCAGTAACGCAGATAATCCTGGAATGGCAGGAGGAATGGCTGCGAATGGTTATGTACCAGTGGTAGAGAACCCTGGAACTTTTGATGCGGTAGAAACTACTGATGAATGGTTCTCAGACTGGATTGATAATATGGTGGATACTTTTGGGTCGTTCTCAAGGGGATGA